A genomic region of Arcobacter sp. LA11 contains the following coding sequences:
- a CDS encoding ArdC-like ssDNA-binding domain-containing protein yields MSKNENKQIDTKQFNIEKDLEELIKKLDNPKTEEIVKEFYSNVARFNNYSFNNIWLLNSQAQLRAMDLSYVSSFKQWQNMEVKVNKGRQALKVFAPKQNYKVQRDENNKAIKDSKGRYKYILDNNNQKIKTDISFILVPVFDVSQTNAKELEKIKPLSYSNPYSTISKEMLQELYEEVKKKFNVSIEEKKLKESLGGYYQISNKHIVINSNSKKSLNSKVGTLFHELGHHLMHGQDNYKKIHLDTSQKEGERESVAYIVSKHIGITQNSELYLKSWDRDANNMKEHLKKIVDTSKEIMKEIDFETIFENELKRDNLTNEYLDSLIEKKKEPILNKEYNNLYLN; encoded by the coding sequence ATGTCAAAAAATGAAAATAAACAAATAGATACAAAACAATTTAATATTGAAAAAGATTTAGAAGAATTAATTAAAAAACTTGATAATCCTAAAACAGAAGAGATAGTAAAAGAGTTTTACTCTAATGTTGCAAGATTTAACAACTATTCATTTAACAATATCTGGTTATTAAACTCACAAGCTCAATTAAGAGCTATGGACTTATCTTATGTATCAAGTTTTAAACAATGGCAAAATATGGAAGTAAAGGTTAATAAAGGACGACAAGCTTTAAAAGTCTTTGCTCCAAAACAAAACTATAAAGTTCAAAGAGATGAGAATAATAAAGCAATAAAAGATAGTAAAGGAAGATATAAATATATCCTTGACAATAATAATCAAAAAATCAAAACTGATATATCATTTATTTTAGTACCAGTGTTTGATGTTTCTCAAACTAATGCCAAAGAGTTAGAAAAAATAAAACCTTTATCATATAGCAATCCATACTCAACAATTTCAAAAGAAATGTTACAAGAATTATACGAAGAAGTAAAAAAGAAATTTAACGTAAGTATTGAAGAAAAAAAACTCAAAGAATCACTTGGAGGTTACTATCAAATTAGTAATAAACATATAGTTATAAACTCAAATTCTAAAAAGTCTTTAAATTCAAAAGTTGGAACACTATTCCACGAGTTAGGACACCATTTAATGCACGGACAAGATAATTATAAAAAGATACATTTAGATACTTCACAAAAAGAGGGAGAACGAGAAAGTGTTGCTTATATTGTTTCTAAACATATAGGTATTACTCAAAATTCAGAACTATATTTAAAATCTTGGGATAGAGATGCCAATAATATGAAAGAACATTTAAAAAAAATTGTTGATACCTCAAAAGAGATTATGAAGGAAATTGACTTTGAAACAATCTTTGAAAATGAACTAAAAAGAGATAATTTAACTAATGAATATTTGGACTCTTTAATTGAAAAAAAGAAAGAGCCTATTTTAAATAAGGAGTATAATAATTTATATTTGAATTAG
- a CDS encoding helix-turn-helix domain-containing protein codes for MYNFTQEELIKFHNKISDNVKKVRKEKGYTQLDLSLELGMKNSSFISHAENHKIETHHYSIEHLYKMSVIFKVELSAFY; via the coding sequence AAGAACTAATAAAGTTTCATAATAAAATTTCTGATAATGTGAAAAAGGTAAGAAAAGAAAAAGGTTATACTCAACTTGATTTATCTTTGGAGTTAGGTATGAAAAACTCTAGTTTTATTTCCCATGCTGAAAATCATAAAATTGAAACACATCATTATTCAATAGAACATCTATATAAAATGTCAGTTATTTTTAAAGTTGAATTATCAGCGTTTTATTAA